From Carettochelys insculpta isolate YL-2023 chromosome 22, ASM3395843v1, whole genome shotgun sequence, one genomic window encodes:
- the LENG9 gene encoding leukocyte receptor cluster member 9: MEEQGPGPGGEVAAAPAGGAPEAGPEDVGVTEPAPSSGAPCRFFLAGSCRFGARCRNPHPGAAPATPRPPPAAPARSKKPPMKTAGDVISRILWDPRLPPGAFTVGHLDRFLGVREDPFTAFSWEDLASAGPEVLAVPQHRIQYFKYRGRVVWAKASRLDDVFGSTGSGRTILEVLEEEEAGAGGSAGARGADGAGEPEGALPPVSEEEAVAELHPPGGPRPPRPTHFVAVRITSPELRASVAGLQETLTRADPALAEFCVPLPSLHLTLCLLGLSSPREIQAAITALRELQTEHRRLLPPAPVLRFQGLASFRDHVLHSAPAPSPELAGLVRALERVFACKGLTLLQPPLQDCFHLTVAKIPAGREQRLNLPVELPPGQELGTQAVESLCLCQVGGGRRTDGFYSTVVELDLY, from the coding sequence ATGGAGGAGCAGGGGCCGGGCCCCGGGGGCGAGGTCGCTGCTGCCCCTGCAGGGGGGGCGCCCGAAGCGGGGCCTGAGGACGTGGGGGTGACTGAGCCGGCCCCCAGCAGCGGCGCCCCCTGCCGCTTCTTCCTGGCGGGCAGCTGCCGCTTCGGCGCCCGCTGCCGGAACCCCCACccgggggccgcccccgccaccccccggCCGCCCCCGGCCGCGCCAGCCCGCAGCAAGAAGCCCCCCATGAAGACGGCGGGGGACGTCATCTCCCGCATCCTCTGGGACCCCCGGCTGCCGCCCGGCGCGTTCACCGTGGGCCACCTGGACCGCTTCCTGGGCGTGCGGGAGGACCCCTTCACCGCCTTCTCCTGGGAGGACCTGGCCTCCGCGGGGCCGGAGGTGCTGGCCGTGCCCCAGCACCGGATCCAGTACTTCAAGTACCGGGGGCGCGTGGTGTGGGCCAAGGCCAGCCGGCTGGACGACGTGTTCGGCTCCACGGGGAGCGGCCGGACCAtcctggaggtgctggaggaggaagaggccggAGCGGGCGGCTCTGCGGGGGCACGTGGGGCAGATGGCGCTGGGGAGCCGGAGGGGGCCCTCCCTCCGGTGAGCGAAGAGGAAGCGGTGGCGGAGCTACACCCCCCCGGGGGTCCCCGGCCCCCGCGCCCCACGCACTTTGTGGCCGTGCGCATCACCAGCCCCGAGCTCCGGGCCTcggtggctgggctgcaggagactCTGACCCGAGCTGATCCCGCCTTGGCGGAGTTCTGCGTCCCGCTGCCCAGCCTCCACCTCACCCTCTGCCTCCTGGGGCTGAGCAGCCCCCGTGAGATACAGGCGGCCATCACGGCCCTGCGGGAGCTGCAGACTGAGCACCGGCGCCTCCTGCCGCCCGCCCCTGTGCTGCGCTTCCAAGGCCTGGCCAGCTTCAGGGACCACGTGCTGCACtctgcccctgcacccagcccGGAGCTGGCAGGGCTGGTCCGTGCCCTGGAGCGGGTATTTGCCTGCAAGGGACTgactctgctccagccgccgctccagGACTGCTTCCATCTCACCGTGGCGAAGATCCCGgcgggcagggagcagaggctgaACCTGCCCGTGGAGCTGCCccctggccaggagctggggacccAGGCAGTGGAGTCGCTGTGTCTGTGCCAGGTGGGTGGAGGCAGACGGACAGACGGGTTCTACAGCACCGTGGTGGAGCTGGATCTCTACTGA